CAGATGGAGATGCAGCCGGCCTTAATCTAATTTGAACGTGTGCCTTTGGCAAACTGACCCTTTGATGTGACCCCAGTGCTTCTGTGGTCCCAGGGGAGTGACCAATCAACTGAAATACCCCATGATAATCTAATCCAAATAATCTGTATAGCTACAAAtttcatgtatttcatttgGGATTAAATGAAGTTGTAGCCTTTTTTTCAATCTACACgcttgtttttaaaattttgccCTACAATTAATTAGAATGAGTccattaattaatgaattaatcacCATGTAATTGATTaccttattatattattatcgGAAAGCAATATTgttacttttaaatgtattcaccATACAACATTTACTTCTGCAGTGTTTTAGGATGTAGGAATAGGAATTATTGACATGTAAAATGAGcaattatttatgtttacaattttttttttaaattgttgtttttaaatgcacataTAGAAGGTAAACATGACAAATTTGCTCGTTTTGGATGGAAATGCAGCCTTTACAAGGTCAAACAGTGACCAGCACAAATGTGGCCACTTCAGGTTTGATGTGATGGCTTTCGCTCTATGCACCGCGCCTAACATTTTTATGTCCATAGAGCGTCCCCTGAGTTCCGGATGCCCCGGACACCCTGGGCGCCCCTGTGTCTCAGCTATTCCGGCTCGCTCCCGCATGAAACATGAAGTGTAATGAACAGATGCTGCTGAATTAGGAAAGAAACACCGGCTCCACCCAGCAGTGCAGGCTTGGCCAGGCCACAGCACTCTGCCTGCCGTTTGGCACCGCAGGCGGGCGCAGCTGGCACTGCCCAGGCCGGGACTGCCCCCACTGGCCGCCGCTAGGGCGTTTAGCGGCTTGGCAGCCTTAGTGCTCCTGAAGAGGTGAGCTGAAGCGGGGTCCAGGGAGGACAGAGGCTTTTGGCACATACCCCAGAGGAGTGGCCCCCTACGGTTCCTTCCCAAAAGCCTCAGGACGTCACTCCAAAAGACGTCCGGTTAAGGTCAGGTTAAGGTCTTTTTCTCACACCATGGGCTGCACTGTTTTCCGAGATGTCCATACCTTGTTCTTGTTTTCAGAAAGTCCCTAAACAATGAAGcctaaatacagacatttttccacaatGATGTTTAAATAGTGTGAAAGTGTAAATATGTAGGAGCACAATCCTCCATGCCAAAAGCCTCTGCCCTTCCTGCACTGCTTCAGCTCACCTCTACCGCAGGGGGCTTGAAAGGAGGAAGTGGCCCCCATTTCATCTCCCATTTGGCCTTTTTACCCTCCGGGTCCTGAACGCTTAATATCCGCCATCCCTGGAGAAATCAAGGGGGTCGTTCCGCGGCTCTGAACGGACAGTGCGCCAGTGCTGGCATGAGCCGAATGGAGCTCCGAGCTGAAGGCCCAGTCAGATGATTTAGATGTCAGCAGTGGCCTGGGAAATTGATTTGCTTGGTCATTCGCTGAGCTGGGAAAAGTGTCCGGGTCCAACAGAAACCTTCGTCCAGATGCCTATAAAGGCTCCAATTGTTTGGGATAATAAGACCAGGCCATTTATGATAATCAGTGAATATTAAATGACAATAATCAAATTCTTAAGACCTGGCGTGAAGCAGGGAACTTAATCTGGGTTAATTTATACTCTTGATTTGTGACGGTCAGACATCCACAGTAGGTTCAACTGCTCAGAGTGATGCAAACAGGACATTCATAACAGTCAGTGTAATTCAGGAGATGGAGATCAAACTCCTGATATCTGGCAACATGAATTGAGATTTTTTTGAGTGAGCAGCAGATCAGTTTACATTATCAATACATCCATCAATGTAGTGGGTTGTTATTAAAGGGTGTAAGAACTGCATGAAAAACGGcggcagaaaaaaaacaggggaGTTTCAGTTTGATGGACAGACCACCCTCTGAGGCCAAACACACCTGCTCAGGCGGGGGCTGTGTGGGACTCGGACATCTCTGAGGGATCAGTGAGGTCAGTGCATTGtacaaaaaattattaaataaataaacaaaatactactactactactaataataacagtaataataataataaatgtataaaaaaatacatatcttTGTTTTCGACAGAGAAATGTATAGACTCAcaatggcaaataaataaattaataaataagcattttttcctttgatatgaataaataaataaataaatgtgtttattggaGGTATATAAATGAATAGACCCTCAATCCTCAAAAAGTTATAAATTTCCCCCTtgacatatataaataattaaataaataaatagatggaATGGCAATGCAcgactatataaataaacaaacaaataaataaatcatcaaTTTTAAATTGGACAAGACCTcagtaaataaatcaatcaataaataaatagaaacatacatttttatccTTTTACCCTTAGATAATatatacttaaataaataaacaaacccacAATGCAGGACAAATTCATCAcgttaaataattaattacaaatgaatggaaataaatagtccgcgaccctgacggagaagcggcttagaaaatggatggatggatggaaataaaTAGTCCTAAAAAGTAGCAAACAGTGAAGAAGTgtggataaataaataagcacatAAGCAAACAATGAGATCCACAAATAAAAAGCCTTTCAGATAAATGAAGTGAGATCAGATGAAATGAAGGAGTCAGACTCAGACGGACTGATTCGATTCGGACGGACGGATTCGATTCGGACGGACTGATTTTTCCTGTAACTGATCCGGATCTGCTGTGTGAACAGAGCGGCCTGGATCCGGAGTCTGAACCGcttttaaacacttttataaaCATGTTTGATCCTCTTTGtgttctgactgtgtgtgtgtgtgtgtgtgtgtgtgtgtgtgtgtgtgtgtgtgtgtgtgtgtgtgtgtattccggCTCCGCTGGGGTGAATAGAAGCACCCAGCCACACtttaataatcattaataaacTCCAAAATAAAAAGCTCACGCGCTTATTTAACACCGGGATCAATGAAGCGCGCGCTCCAGGCGCAGCAGCGCGAGCGCGGGAGAGCGCAGAGCGGAGCGCGgaggagtgtgtgagtgtgtgtgagcgtgtaggtgtgtgtaggtgtgtgtgtgtggggcagATGGGGCAGACGGGTCCCGGGGCAGCTCTCCAAACCCCACCAGCAGGCGGAGGACGGGGGGCACCGGCTGCACCTCTGGACCTGCGCGCGCCAAAGAACAGGACAGTTTGTTCCTTCATTCTGTTCATTTGCGTCACTGCAACAGTTTaattggtttgtttgtttgtttgttggtttgtttagAGAAAAAGGTGGAACGTTGTTTGTATTTGCGGCAAACAGAACAGACGAAATACGTGAAAAGGAGTTTTTATTAGCTCGCGCTGATCTGCCTTCGCCcgcttttctcttttcttttcttttcttttctttttctcgcTCACGCGACTTCTCATCCGGAcgaaatcatttttatttccaGCTCGTGAAATTTGTGCTTATGTTCTTTAAAATTTTAGAAAGTTTTCGTTTAGTTTTTGCAAATTTAGAATAAATTTGACGagaattaataaaacattagactgacattattattattattattattattattattattattattactatcgTTCGTTTAAAAAACGAACATTAAAAATAgaacataatgtaaaatttcGTTTTAATTCCATTTCGTGATTTTTATTCAtagcgtttatttatttaaggtaAATCCGTGTAAATTATTCCTGTTATTATTCTTTGTAATGACGTCACTGTAAAGGAGGATCGCTTCGGGCGGCTCAGTTTAAAAACACTATAATAATATTTCAGTAATGagtgaaaatgaataatatttCAGCCTCATATCCGCGCGGTCTGGCTGTGAAGCGCGTTCTTCACCTAAACAGACCATAAAGGGCTGAACAGCAGCGTCTCAGTCACTCACTACAGTGTTCACTACAGTGTTCACTATAGCGTTCACTACATGGTATTCACTGCAGTATTTACTACAGTGTTCACTGCAGTGCTCACTATAGTGTTCACTACAGAAACCACAGATTCAACACTGTAAAAGAATAAAGACGAAATGAATGGAATGAAATGGAAGTCAGTAGAAGTGAATGAAGCCCTTCCTGTGGAGTTAGAATGGCTTTAATGACTGGACTGGGCTGAAGAATCAATCGTACTAAATTGCCTTATTACTGATTATTGATTGTAAAGGtatgttattttgtttatcatccgcatttaatatattatttattatactttgtatgtaaaatatatgaTTAATTTTATATCACATCCATTGCATTCATTTCACCCCAACAAGATACACTCAGACACGAAATTACTTACACAACTACATAatcatatataatcatatacaATCATATATAATCATACATAATCATATAtaatctcatatatatatatatatatatatatatatatatatatatatatatatatatatatatatatatatagtaatttCTTAGAAAtgaacctcacacacacacacacacacacacacacgcacacacacacacacacacacacacacacacacacacacacacacacacacacacacactttagaGACAAGGGCACAGATAATAGACTCATaaatagctaaataaataaatcaaagaaacaaaccaTAAACCCTGTTACACCAGTGCTGAGTTATCAAGATCaaaaattaaaagaatgaaaaaaggctgaaaaccaggGAGAAGAACTGTAGTAGAAATTACTGAAGCTGCGAGTCATGTTCCTCTAATTTTATCCATAATTGAACATTTCCCATTTTATTCAAAGGTGTTCCCTGtgtcattttatttaagtacttctcttatttttatttggtAATATGTCCTTTATTatttcctttccttttaataTCCCTATCATACTCAAATTCTGAATACatgattaataaaaaaagaaaaaatacagtaagaaTGACTTTATGGTAAACCATTAGCTTGTTTGAAtccatttattaattttttccacattttggtCCATTATAGTTCCGTGACGACGATTAACAAAAAAGCAAGATAAAAGTCCATTCTTTTTGTagaaaagcagttttttttctgccaCTGACACACGAGCATTATGGAAATTTAAAGTTTttgggatgaaaaaaaaaacatatatttttttttatttagtagcTTTCCCACCCAGTCTAAGAAGCTTCAATTGTGAAAAAAGGAGTTCAGCTCCTCATAAGGTGGCCCGTGCACATCATGAAAGGGTGGGGCATTTTCCGAAGCGCCACCGCGAGCTCCCGAGGTGCCTCCATACGGGACAGCAGTGCGCTGGTAGTGCATAGAgtagtgatgatggtggtgatggtgatggaaGGGCCGCTCTGCGTCTGGCGATACTGCGGGGGCATCCTGTCGAAAGGCAAAGTTGCCATTGACGCAGAGCGTCGGGCTATGGGGTGCGCCATCATACTCAGGGCTGGCATAGTCCGGCGAGGCGGCGTAGTCATAAGGTGGGCAGTAGGAGTGGCCCCGGAGGGCGTGGGCAGCTGAGCATGGCGTAGTCGGCAGGGTTGGACCTTGGGTGCCCAGCCTGGCGCACTGGTATGGGTACTGGAAGGGCGTCTCAGCATGAAACGCTCGAACACCATCCTGGCTGCCCGGCTCAGTCAGGAAGTTGCGGGCACTCAGCTGCAGGCAGCCAGCCACCAGGTTGGTGGTGGGCTGCGACAGGCCCTTGCACAATGTCTGGACGTAGGAGACCACATCGGGCCGCTTGCCATTGCGCAGGATCTCAGACAGTGCCCAGATGTAGTTCTTGGCCAGGCGCAGTGTTTCAATTTTGGACAGCTTCTGGGTCTTGGAGTAGCATGGAACTACCTTGCGCAGGTTGTCCAACGCAGAGTTCAGGTCATGCATGCGTGTTCGCTCCCGAGCATTTGCCTTCTGCCGTCGCATCTTAGAGCGTTCAAGACGTGCCGGAGTCATCTTGCGCTTCTTCGGGCCACGCTTCTTGGGCCGATCTGTACCACCATCCTCGTCGTCATCGTTGCCACCTTCATCGtcatcgtcgtcgtcgtcgtcctCATCACCTGCTGCTGATCGCCCAACTCTGACACCCTTACCATCGCCCTCCTCGTCCAGGTCCTCATCTAGTCCCAAACGACAGGGGTCCTGCTCGTCCTTGTCGTTGGTCTTGGAGTCCTCACTGCCACTGTCATCCACCCAGCCCGGGAACTTGCGTGCATCCGCCAGCAGCGACGGCTCATTGAACAGTCGCGTCAGCATGGCGCCACCAGCACTGGAATGCAAGACAAGAGCAGGTTAAAAGACAAGCAAACGATTGTTGCTGTAAACTAGTAGTTCCCAATGCTGATCCTGGAGTTGCCTTGCCCTGCATTGCAGAATCCCTTTGTCTTCACAGAGGTAGCATTTCCCATGTTTTAACACAGCCAGTTCAACTTAGGAAAGGGTTGTTATTTGCTGATTAGTTGTATCAGTTGGGTTAAAGCAGGGAAAAGGTCCAAATATGCAGGGCAGGGATACTCCAAGACCAAGATTGGGAACCACTGTTGTAAGCAATTCTGTGCCAGGTTGCATTTCTCAATAAGAAGAACACCTGACCAAAATGGGAACAACCTAGACCCCCAGGATCCAACatcaacaataaaacaatgataTATAAATAGGAAATTCATCAGTGCATCTTCGATGGAAGTCAGGGATGCTGCTGGCACTGACAGACGACCGCCAGACGGCCTCGCTCCCCAATTCCCCACACGCACGGCCCTCTGTGGCCCCTGCCGGCCCCTCCGCGCACGGGCCCTATTACGGGGTCCCGAGGGGTGTTTTGAGCACTGGGTCCCCCCCTTACCCCCCTTCATCCATCCTCCACCCTTTCTTCCCCCTCTCCTGCATCCTGGCGGCATTCCAGCACAGCTAATGCCATGATGggccagaaaaaaaagaacaagataAAAAGACCCgtcttctttttccttttcagcTGTGCTGGCAAATAGACACTActaatgtaaaagaaaaaaaaaggctacAATAGTTGCAAGTTTGTAACATCAAGACACCACAAAATACAATGCAATTAACACAAAAATGCATATCAATATTTAactatattcatattttgacaTTCAGATGAATTATAAAGTATCATTTGAATGAAGACAAAAGAGTCAAAATTACAAACATGCCTTATGATTGAGATTTCTCAGTATGAATTCAAATTTGCGCACTtgccaataaataaaaaataatttcatcCACAAGCCTGGATTCGTACTTGACACGTGAGGAAATGTCCAAATGAGCCATTAAGTTTGACCTTGCTGGTGAAAAAACCTTATCCATTAGGCGTGAAGTGAGGCAAAACTGTCTAAAAACATTCGCAGCCCCCCGCGGTCCCTAcgtcttctctcttcttctttgagCAGTTCACCCTTAGAACAATGAGAGCCGCCTGCCTTATCGAAGCCGGATCGAATCAAGCTGAATGAACTACATGCGTCCCGGAGAGTGTGAAAAAGACCACGGCGGTTGTCGATTCTCGTCCGCTTGAAGGCGGACAGGTTGCCGGGATTAGGTGCCTCGCCTTGATTAGATCCCACGGCAGCGTGCAGATTAATGGGATTGCTTGGGGACGAGGGAGCCTCCCAGTAAACACGACAACAACCAGG
This portion of the Pygocentrus nattereri isolate fPygNat1 chromosome 13, fPygNat1.pri, whole genome shotgun sequence genome encodes:
- the neurod2 gene encoding neurogenic differentiation factor 2 isoform X2, encoding MLTRLFNEPSLLADARKFPGWVDDSGSEDSKTNDKDEQDPCRLGLDEDLDEEGDGKGVRVGRSAAGDEDDDDDDDDEGGNDDDEDGGTDRPKKRGPKKRKMTPARLERSKMRRQKANARERTRMHDLNSALDNLRKVVPCYSKTQKLSKIETLRLAKNYIWALSEILRNGKRPDVVSYVQTLCKGLSQPTTNLVAGCLQLSARNFLTEPGSQDGVRAFHAETPFQYPYQCARLGTQGPTLPTTPCSAAHALRGHSYCPPYDYAASPDYASPEYDGAPHSPTLCVNGNFAFRQDAPAVSPDAERPFHHHHHHHHYSMHYQRTAVPYGGTSGARGGASENAPPFHDVHGPPYEELNSFFHN
- the neurod2 gene encoding neurogenic differentiation factor 2 isoform X1, with the protein product MAWHQSGYVTLPASHATPSLCAAGERVALTSDHTHTREPTHTHTHRPSPRLLPEHPIGFLVPEDDVDGGGTFAQASALPTSAGGAMLTRLFNEPSLLADARKFPGWVDDSGSEDSKTNDKDEQDPCRLGLDEDLDEEGDGKGVRVGRSAAGDEDDDDDDDDEGGNDDDEDGGTDRPKKRGPKKRKMTPARLERSKMRRQKANARERTRMHDLNSALDNLRKVVPCYSKTQKLSKIETLRLAKNYIWALSEILRNGKRPDVVSYVQTLCKGLSQPTTNLVAGCLQLSARNFLTEPGSQDGVRAFHAETPFQYPYQCARLGTQGPTLPTTPCSAAHALRGHSYCPPYDYAASPDYASPEYDGAPHSPTLCVNGNFAFRQDAPAVSPDAERPFHHHHHHHHYSMHYQRTAVPYGGTSGARGGASENAPPFHDVHGPPYEELNSFFHN